The window GACGCTGCCGGAGGCGGGCGTGCATCGGGGCCGCCTCGAGGTGGCGCCGGACGGTACGCCGTCGCTGACCCTCGCGCCGTTCACGCCGCCCCGCCGCCGGGGGGCGGGCGTGCCGGTCGCGTGGGCCGACGAGGTCGTCGACGCGGACGCGTGGGTGCGTCGCCACAAGACCCGCGACCGCGCGATCTACGACCGGGGGATGCGCGAGGCCGCCGCGCGAGGCCTCGCCGACCTGGTCTACCGCAACGACCGCGGCACCCTCGCCGAGGGCGCCGTCAGCACCGTCTTCGTCCGCCGGGGGGGCGTCTGGTGGACGCCCCCCGTCGCCGACGGCGCCCTTCCGGGGGTGCTGCGCGAACGGCTGCTGCGGCGCGGCCGCGTGCGCGAGGGTTCGCTGACGCCCGCGGACGTCGAGGCCGCCGACGACCTGGCGATCGGGAACGCCCTGCGCGGGCTTCGCCGCGTCCGGTTCGTGGCGCCCGACGCGCCGCCCGACGGCCCGGCCTCCGGGCCGCGCCCGTGACGTCAGACGCCGAGCGCGCGGGCGGCGAGGAGGACGGCGAAGCCGGCGAGGGCGGCGGTGGAGACCGCCTGGAGGGCGGTGCGGACGCGCGCCCCGAGGCGGGCGGCCGCCCCGAACGCCGTGACGAGCGCGACGCCGCCCCCGACGAGGGCGGCGTAGAAGGCGAGGACGAGCGCCGCTCCGTGCAGCGGACCGCGGCCCCAGGCGCTGACGGTCAGCGGCCCCAACACCAGCGCCCAGAACGTCCACGGGGCGGGGTTGAGGACGTTGACGAGGGCGGCGCGCAGGAGGCCACCGCGCAGGAGGCCACCGCGTCGGGGGCCACCGTGCGCCGTGCCGGGGGGCGCGGCGGCGTCGGGCTCCGGGGGTGGGGTCCGGCGGAGGGTCCGGGCGCTCTCCCACGCGAGCCCGGCGACGACGAGCGCGCCGACGCCCGCCAAGCCCCGTAGCAGACCGTCCGGCGCGCGCGCGAGGAGGGTCAACGCGACGGCGGCGACGAGCCCGTCGCTCAGCAGGGGCCCGAACGCCAGCGGCCAACTGCGCCCGGCGCCGTCGCGGAGGGTGCGGGCGACGAGGAACGCCTGGAAGGGTCCCGGCTGCGAGGCGGCGGCCAGCCCGAGGCCGAACGCCGTCCAGGGAGCGGCCGCGGCGAGGCCGGCGGCGTCGCTCACCCGTCGTCCGCGTCGTCGTTCCGGCGGGCGTGCCCGGGCGCGAGC of the Trueperaceae bacterium genome contains:
- a CDS encoding aminotransferase class IV, with the protein product TLPEAGVHRGRLEVAPDGTPSLTLAPFTPPRRRGAGVPVAWADEVVDADAWVRRHKTRDRAIYDRGMREAAARGLADLVYRNDRGTLAEGAVSTVFVRRGGVWWTPPVADGALPGVLRERLLRRGRVREGSLTPADVEAADDLAIGNALRGLRRVRFVAPDAPPDGPASGPRP